From Phoenix dactylifera cultivar Barhee BC4 unplaced genomic scaffold, palm_55x_up_171113_PBpolish2nd_filt_p 001325F, whole genome shotgun sequence, one genomic window encodes:
- the LOC103707580 gene encoding protein root UVB sensitive 4 isoform X2, giving the protein MQSASHLNSHSRLHQYPWHHRKTPRFRSSIDQSNSVRPNLSLPPKNPTFSKLSKLSRRFKLEEIEGCEGRSLLPLPVVVHRAGKSSRYLWDGAHLRLEGFDREPADGFRFGDEFQRLFQMLGEAIRHLFVPRQVQDNYMGYLKWKVLHRVSSSALQVLATQAMFRAIGFGSSHSLPSAAALNWVLKDGLGRLSRCIYTASLGSAFDTNLKRVRFSTSVLFSLGIGIELLTPAFPQYFLLLATVANIAKSISLAAYLATGTAIHRSFAITDNLGEVSAKSQIQTVCFDNLGLLLAALLNILCKINQRFQAGLPLIYPIFAAVDLFAIYQGLKFVHLQTLTKDRLEIIINTWLCSGVVPSPAEVSSKEGIDVLMNKGSKLWPIRIGCLDPKDSFSMVSVLTIQSLRHEDLYFICMEISQKGLTRKQPGILLSLQETAVSSDIIIGLLQACLIRKMLLPRSSSICNASSTEDSMLAEWFKVVEDSKLRAIRESTHLIEELQRAGWVVKNILLNFQEQIRYSLVECSPR; this is encoded by the exons ATGCAGTCCGCCTCGCACCTCAACTCCCACTCTCGTCTCCACCAATACCCATGGCACCATCGCAAAACTCCAAGATTTCGCTCCTCCATCGATCAATCCAACTCCGTGAGGCCAAATCTGTCCCTGCCTCCCAAAAATCCAACATTTTCCAAACTTTCGAAGCTTTCTCGCCGCTTCAAGCTCGAAGAGATCGAGGGATGCGAAGGCCGtagtctccttcctctccccgtCGTCGTTCATAGGGCCGGCAAGTCCTCTCGGTACCTCTGGGACGGTGCCCACCTCCGGTTGGAAGGTTTCGATCGAGAACCGGCCGATGGATTCAGGTTCGGCGATGAATTCCAGCGGCTGTTCCAGATGTTGGGCGAGGCCATCCGGCATTTGTTCGTTCCGCGTCAAGTTCAGGACAATTACATGGGCTATTTGAAGTGGAAAGTACTGCATCGAGTCTCGAGCTCTGCTCTCCAAGTTCTTGCCACACAG GCTATGTTTCGGGCAATAGGATTTGGCTCCTCCCATTCCCTTCCCTCTGCAGCTGCGTTAAATTGGGTATTGAAAGATGGTCTTGGTCGGCTTAGTAGGTGTATATACACAGCTAGTCTTGGTTCTGCATTTGATACGAATTTAAAG CGAGTTAGGTTCTCCACATCTGTTTTATTTAGCTTGGGCATTGGAATTGAGTTGTTGACGCCTGCCTTCCCTCAGTATTTTTTGCTTCTTGCTACAGTTGCCAACATTGCCAAGTCTATTAGTCTTGCAGCCTACCTAGCAACTGGT ACTGCCATTCATCGGAGCTTCGCGATAACTGATAATCTCGGTGAAGTTTCTGCAAAGTCCCAG ATTCAAACTGTTTGTTTTGACAACCTGGGTCTTTTGCTTGCTGCACTGTTGAATATATTATGCAAGATTAACCAAAG ATTTCAAGCAGGTCTACCACTCATCTATCCTATTTTCGCAGCAGTTGACTTGTTTGCTATTTATCAAGGACTTAAGTTTGTACACCTACAAACACTAACCAAG GATAGGTTGGAGATTATAATAAACACATGGTTATGTTCAGGAGTTGTCCCATCTCCTGCAGAGGTTAGCAGCAAGGAAGGCATAGATGTCTTAATGAATAAAG GAAGCAAGCTATGGCCAATCAGAATAGGATGCCTTGATCCGAAGGATTCGTTCTCCATGGTGTCAGTTTTGACCATACAATCTTTGCGTCATGAAGATCTTTACTTTATTTGCATGGAGATATCTCAGAAGGGTTTAACAAGAAAACAA CCAGGGATCCTCCTTTCTTTACAGGAAACAGCGGTTTCCTCAGATATCATTATAGGCCTGCTACAG GCATGCCTCATCCGCAAGATGTTGCTACCGAGGAGTAGCTCTATCTGTAATGCTAGCAGCACTGAAGACTCAATGCTAGCAGAGTGGTTTAAAGTTGTAGAAGATAGCAAGCTGCGTGCCATTAGAGAGAGTACTCACTTGATAGAAGAACTTCAAAGAGCTGGTTGGGTTGTGAAGAACATTTTGTTGAATTTCCAAGAGCAGATACGATATAGCTTG GTTGAGTGCTCACCGCGATAA
- the LOC103707580 gene encoding protein root UVB sensitive 4 isoform X1, giving the protein MQSASHLNSHSRLHQYPWHHRKTPRFRSSIDQSNSVRPNLSLPPKNPTFSKLSKLSRRFKLEEIEGCEGRSLLPLPVVVHRAGKSSRYLWDGAHLRLEGFDREPADGFRFGDEFQRLFQMLGEAIRHLFVPRQVQDNYMGYLKWKVLHRVSSSALQVLATQAMFRAIGFGSSHSLPSAAALNWVLKDGLGRLSRCIYTASLGSAFDTNLKRVRFSTSVLFSLGIGIELLTPAFPQYFLLLATVANIAKSISLAAYLATGTAIHRSFAITDNLGEVSAKSQIQTVCFDNLGLLLAALLNILCKINQRFQAGLPLIYPIFAAVDLFAIYQGLKFVHLQTLTKDRLEIIINTWLCSGVVPSPAEVSSKEGIDVLMNKGSKLWPIRIGCLDPKDSFSMVSVLTIQSLRHEDLYFICMEISQKGLTRKQPGILLSLQETAVSSDIIIGLLQACLIRKMLLPRSSSICNASSTEDSMLAEWFKVVEDSKLRAIRESTHLIEELQRAGWVVKNILLNFQEQIRYSLVREDSYTRIH; this is encoded by the exons ATGCAGTCCGCCTCGCACCTCAACTCCCACTCTCGTCTCCACCAATACCCATGGCACCATCGCAAAACTCCAAGATTTCGCTCCTCCATCGATCAATCCAACTCCGTGAGGCCAAATCTGTCCCTGCCTCCCAAAAATCCAACATTTTCCAAACTTTCGAAGCTTTCTCGCCGCTTCAAGCTCGAAGAGATCGAGGGATGCGAAGGCCGtagtctccttcctctccccgtCGTCGTTCATAGGGCCGGCAAGTCCTCTCGGTACCTCTGGGACGGTGCCCACCTCCGGTTGGAAGGTTTCGATCGAGAACCGGCCGATGGATTCAGGTTCGGCGATGAATTCCAGCGGCTGTTCCAGATGTTGGGCGAGGCCATCCGGCATTTGTTCGTTCCGCGTCAAGTTCAGGACAATTACATGGGCTATTTGAAGTGGAAAGTACTGCATCGAGTCTCGAGCTCTGCTCTCCAAGTTCTTGCCACACAG GCTATGTTTCGGGCAATAGGATTTGGCTCCTCCCATTCCCTTCCCTCTGCAGCTGCGTTAAATTGGGTATTGAAAGATGGTCTTGGTCGGCTTAGTAGGTGTATATACACAGCTAGTCTTGGTTCTGCATTTGATACGAATTTAAAG CGAGTTAGGTTCTCCACATCTGTTTTATTTAGCTTGGGCATTGGAATTGAGTTGTTGACGCCTGCCTTCCCTCAGTATTTTTTGCTTCTTGCTACAGTTGCCAACATTGCCAAGTCTATTAGTCTTGCAGCCTACCTAGCAACTGGT ACTGCCATTCATCGGAGCTTCGCGATAACTGATAATCTCGGTGAAGTTTCTGCAAAGTCCCAG ATTCAAACTGTTTGTTTTGACAACCTGGGTCTTTTGCTTGCTGCACTGTTGAATATATTATGCAAGATTAACCAAAG ATTTCAAGCAGGTCTACCACTCATCTATCCTATTTTCGCAGCAGTTGACTTGTTTGCTATTTATCAAGGACTTAAGTTTGTACACCTACAAACACTAACCAAG GATAGGTTGGAGATTATAATAAACACATGGTTATGTTCAGGAGTTGTCCCATCTCCTGCAGAGGTTAGCAGCAAGGAAGGCATAGATGTCTTAATGAATAAAG GAAGCAAGCTATGGCCAATCAGAATAGGATGCCTTGATCCGAAGGATTCGTTCTCCATGGTGTCAGTTTTGACCATACAATCTTTGCGTCATGAAGATCTTTACTTTATTTGCATGGAGATATCTCAGAAGGGTTTAACAAGAAAACAA CCAGGGATCCTCCTTTCTTTACAGGAAACAGCGGTTTCCTCAGATATCATTATAGGCCTGCTACAG GCATGCCTCATCCGCAAGATGTTGCTACCGAGGAGTAGCTCTATCTGTAATGCTAGCAGCACTGAAGACTCAATGCTAGCAGAGTGGTTTAAAGTTGTAGAAGATAGCAAGCTGCGTGCCATTAGAGAGAGTACTCACTTGATAGAAGAACTTCAAAGAGCTGGTTGGGTTGTGAAGAACATTTTGTTGAATTTCCAAGAGCAGATACGATATAGCTTGGTGAGAGAGGATTCATATACAAGAATACACTGA
- the LOC103707580 gene encoding protein root UVB sensitive 4 isoform X3 produces the protein MQSASHLNSHSRLHQYPWHHRKTPRFRSSIDQSNSVRPNLSLPPKNPTFSKLSKLSRRFKLEEIEGCEGRSLLPLPVVVHRAGKSSRYLWDGAHLRLEGFDREPADGFRFGDEFQRLFQMLGEAIRHLFVPRQVQDNYMGYLKWKVLHRVSSSALQVLATQAMFRAIGFGSSHSLPSAAALNWVLKDGLGRLSRCIYTASLGSAFDTNLKRVRFSTSVLFSLGIGIELLTPAFPQYFLLLATVANIAKSISLAAYLATGTAIHRSFAITDNLGEVSAKSQIQTVCFDNLGLLLAALLNILCKINQRFQAGLPLIYPIFAAVDLFAIYQGLKFVHLQTLTKDRLEIIINTWLCSGVVPSPAEVSSKEGIDVLMNKGSKLWPIRIGCLDPKDSFSMVSVLTIQSLRHEDLYFICMEISQKGLTRKQPGILLSLQETAVSSDIIIGLLQV, from the exons ATGCAGTCCGCCTCGCACCTCAACTCCCACTCTCGTCTCCACCAATACCCATGGCACCATCGCAAAACTCCAAGATTTCGCTCCTCCATCGATCAATCCAACTCCGTGAGGCCAAATCTGTCCCTGCCTCCCAAAAATCCAACATTTTCCAAACTTTCGAAGCTTTCTCGCCGCTTCAAGCTCGAAGAGATCGAGGGATGCGAAGGCCGtagtctccttcctctccccgtCGTCGTTCATAGGGCCGGCAAGTCCTCTCGGTACCTCTGGGACGGTGCCCACCTCCGGTTGGAAGGTTTCGATCGAGAACCGGCCGATGGATTCAGGTTCGGCGATGAATTCCAGCGGCTGTTCCAGATGTTGGGCGAGGCCATCCGGCATTTGTTCGTTCCGCGTCAAGTTCAGGACAATTACATGGGCTATTTGAAGTGGAAAGTACTGCATCGAGTCTCGAGCTCTGCTCTCCAAGTTCTTGCCACACAG GCTATGTTTCGGGCAATAGGATTTGGCTCCTCCCATTCCCTTCCCTCTGCAGCTGCGTTAAATTGGGTATTGAAAGATGGTCTTGGTCGGCTTAGTAGGTGTATATACACAGCTAGTCTTGGTTCTGCATTTGATACGAATTTAAAG CGAGTTAGGTTCTCCACATCTGTTTTATTTAGCTTGGGCATTGGAATTGAGTTGTTGACGCCTGCCTTCCCTCAGTATTTTTTGCTTCTTGCTACAGTTGCCAACATTGCCAAGTCTATTAGTCTTGCAGCCTACCTAGCAACTGGT ACTGCCATTCATCGGAGCTTCGCGATAACTGATAATCTCGGTGAAGTTTCTGCAAAGTCCCAG ATTCAAACTGTTTGTTTTGACAACCTGGGTCTTTTGCTTGCTGCACTGTTGAATATATTATGCAAGATTAACCAAAG ATTTCAAGCAGGTCTACCACTCATCTATCCTATTTTCGCAGCAGTTGACTTGTTTGCTATTTATCAAGGACTTAAGTTTGTACACCTACAAACACTAACCAAG GATAGGTTGGAGATTATAATAAACACATGGTTATGTTCAGGAGTTGTCCCATCTCCTGCAGAGGTTAGCAGCAAGGAAGGCATAGATGTCTTAATGAATAAAG GAAGCAAGCTATGGCCAATCAGAATAGGATGCCTTGATCCGAAGGATTCGTTCTCCATGGTGTCAGTTTTGACCATACAATCTTTGCGTCATGAAGATCTTTACTTTATTTGCATGGAGATATCTCAGAAGGGTTTAACAAGAAAACAA CCAGGGATCCTCCTTTCTTTACAGGAAACAGCGGTTTCCTCAGATATCATTATAGGCCTGCTACAG GTTTGA
- the LOC103707580 gene encoding protein root UVB sensitive 4 isoform X4, producing MQSASHLNSHSRLHQYPWHHRKTPRFRSSIDQSNSVRPNLSLPPKNPTFSKLSKLSRRFKLEEIEGCEGRSLLPLPVVVHRAGKSSRYLWDGAHLRLEGFDREPADGFRFGDEFQRLFQMLGEAIRHLFVPRQVQDNYMGYLKWKVLHRVSSSALQVLATQAMFRAIGFGSSHSLPSAAALNWVLKDGLGRLSRCIYTASLGSAFDTNLKRVRFSTSVLFSLGIGIELLTPAFPQYFLLLATVANIAKSISLAAYLATGTAIHRSFAITDNLGEVSAKSQIQTVCFDNLGLLLAALLNILCKINQRFQAGLPLIYPIFAAVDLFAIYQGLKFVHLQTLTKDRLEIIINTWLCSGVVPSPAEVSSKEGIDVLMNKGSKLWPIRIGCLDPKDSFSMVSVLTIQSLRHEDLYFICMEISQKGLTRKQGSSFLYRKQRFPQISL from the exons ATGCAGTCCGCCTCGCACCTCAACTCCCACTCTCGTCTCCACCAATACCCATGGCACCATCGCAAAACTCCAAGATTTCGCTCCTCCATCGATCAATCCAACTCCGTGAGGCCAAATCTGTCCCTGCCTCCCAAAAATCCAACATTTTCCAAACTTTCGAAGCTTTCTCGCCGCTTCAAGCTCGAAGAGATCGAGGGATGCGAAGGCCGtagtctccttcctctccccgtCGTCGTTCATAGGGCCGGCAAGTCCTCTCGGTACCTCTGGGACGGTGCCCACCTCCGGTTGGAAGGTTTCGATCGAGAACCGGCCGATGGATTCAGGTTCGGCGATGAATTCCAGCGGCTGTTCCAGATGTTGGGCGAGGCCATCCGGCATTTGTTCGTTCCGCGTCAAGTTCAGGACAATTACATGGGCTATTTGAAGTGGAAAGTACTGCATCGAGTCTCGAGCTCTGCTCTCCAAGTTCTTGCCACACAG GCTATGTTTCGGGCAATAGGATTTGGCTCCTCCCATTCCCTTCCCTCTGCAGCTGCGTTAAATTGGGTATTGAAAGATGGTCTTGGTCGGCTTAGTAGGTGTATATACACAGCTAGTCTTGGTTCTGCATTTGATACGAATTTAAAG CGAGTTAGGTTCTCCACATCTGTTTTATTTAGCTTGGGCATTGGAATTGAGTTGTTGACGCCTGCCTTCCCTCAGTATTTTTTGCTTCTTGCTACAGTTGCCAACATTGCCAAGTCTATTAGTCTTGCAGCCTACCTAGCAACTGGT ACTGCCATTCATCGGAGCTTCGCGATAACTGATAATCTCGGTGAAGTTTCTGCAAAGTCCCAG ATTCAAACTGTTTGTTTTGACAACCTGGGTCTTTTGCTTGCTGCACTGTTGAATATATTATGCAAGATTAACCAAAG ATTTCAAGCAGGTCTACCACTCATCTATCCTATTTTCGCAGCAGTTGACTTGTTTGCTATTTATCAAGGACTTAAGTTTGTACACCTACAAACACTAACCAAG GATAGGTTGGAGATTATAATAAACACATGGTTATGTTCAGGAGTTGTCCCATCTCCTGCAGAGGTTAGCAGCAAGGAAGGCATAGATGTCTTAATGAATAAAG GAAGCAAGCTATGGCCAATCAGAATAGGATGCCTTGATCCGAAGGATTCGTTCTCCATGGTGTCAGTTTTGACCATACAATCTTTGCGTCATGAAGATCTTTACTTTATTTGCATGGAGATATCTCAGAAGGGTTTAACAAGAAAACAA GGATCCTCCTTTCTTTACAGGAAACAGCGGTTTCCTCAGATATCATTATAG
- the LOC103707579 gene encoding heavy metal-associated isoprenylated plant protein 7-like → MGEEQKEEKKMEEEEKKEEGTEEKKEEKEEEPPEIVLKVDMHCEACARKVERSLRRFEGVEEVKTDSMSRTVVVKGKGADPIKVCERIQKKTGKKVDLISPLPKPPEEEKKEEPPQEEKKEEPKAITVMLKVRMHCGKCAQVLQKRIKKMDGVESVVTDLPNDQIIVKGIIDPVKLVKNVYKRARRQASIVQDEEKKDEEKKEGEKKEEKEEEKGGGEKKEEEENTEDDKKIDAKKYEYWPSRFYVEYAYPPQIFSDENPNACTLM, encoded by the exons ATGGGTGAA GAgcaaaaggaagagaagaaaatggaggaagaagaaaagaaggaagagggaaccgaagagaagaaagaggagaaggaagaagagccaCCGGAGATAGTGCTCAAAGTGGACATGCACTGTGAGGCCTGTGCAAGAAAAGTTGAACGATCTCTGAGACGATTTGAAG GTGTTGAAGAAGTAAAGACAGATAGCATGTCCAGGACAGTGGTGGTGAAAGGAAAGGGAGCAGACCCAATTAAGGTATGCGAGAGAATTCAGAAGAAGACTGGAAAGAAGGTTGACCTGATCTCTCCCCTTCCTAAGCCTcctgaggaggagaagaaagaggaacccccacaagaagaaaagaaggaagag CCAAAGGCAATCACAGTCATGTTGAAAGTTCGAATGCATTGTGGTAAATGCGCTCAAGTTTTGCAAAAGCGGATAAAGAAGATGGATG gtgtagagtCAGTAGTTACAGACCTACCAAACGATCAAATCATTGTTAAAGGCATTATAGACCCAGTAAAATTGGTGAAGAATGTGTACAAACGAGCTAGAAGGCAAGCTTCAATAGTGCAAGATGAggaaaagaaggatgaagagaagaaagaaggggaaaagaaagaagagaaggaggaagagaaaggcggaggtgaaaagaaagaagaggaagaaaatacCGAAGATGATAAGAAGATTGATGCTAAGAAATATGAATATTGGCCTTCTAGATTCTATGTTGAGTATGCGTACCCACCTCAAATTTTCAGTGATGAGAATCCAAATGCTTGCACTCTTATGTAA
- the LOC120108418 gene encoding uncharacterized protein LOC120108418 yields the protein MDPSLTQPAPEVEEDEWDTDGFVIPSLNVGDSDFGKPDVPGVTDPKPPPKAVKEAEKIYLGPHGAPPSQAKQLELNAAGRKQRFKQKLKEADRKFSGTGRENKEESLRQLVGSKVSGATMPKTSPRDWLDPHCHESQFERYRQ from the exons ATGGATCCCTCTCTGACTCAGCCCGCTCCAGAGGTCGAAGAAGACGAGTGGG ATACGGATGGGTTTGTGATCCCAAGTTTGAACGTTGGAGACTCCGATTTTGGTAAACCAGATGTGCCGGGAGTAACAGATCCTAAACCTCCTCCAAAG GCAGTCAAGGAAGCTGAAAAGATCTACTTGGGACCTCACGGGGCTCCACCTTCTCAAGCCAAGCAGCTAGAGCTGAACGCGGCTGGGCGTAAGCAGCGTTTCAAACAGAAGCTCAAGGAAGCAGATCGTAAATTCTCTGGGACGGGGCGTGAAAACAAGGAGGAAAGCCTGAGACAACTCGTGGGCAGTAAGGTAAGCGGTGCAACCATGCCAAAAACTTCCCCACGAGATTGGCTTGACCCACATTGTCACGAGTCTCAGTTTGAGAGGTACCGTCAGTAA